Proteins encoded together in one Electrophorus electricus isolate fEleEle1 chromosome 9, fEleEle1.pri, whole genome shotgun sequence window:
- the phf3 gene encoding PHD finger protein 3 isoform X3 encodes MLSDKDPMFGSASAQFHLLENDDANYQMPNSTVPGNDMNTPGISQTSAPADASQSRFPRGRRKGAAPLQKKPTVGRGRGRGRGGHTRCPGPLRGVSAETPGRTLGRRIVAKPSQELPSSSKSLADSCAEKREALLSRRFNVHEVDPSMNPVVVLRRLTVTVGGYKIELLPGPSQTSGSFNTGTLQALSFQNNSVTTDSIRFDQAFTEEQAPGAMGELNAGQHGANNVPMEFGPYVNPNDVQDANGALSLKASTTEATADTKVSDQNATTKVGLYKSQNKNGPVEKPVTKKLLKPKQPLSITKNKRAHLTRPGVLLKGSKHLKLQDKKVCKATAENLQHVKGKLVGGGLKRHAALLTPKPASKSPQVQVGHPEKSNANSSIGHSAPTSRKASSDSSLGAKAGLNKPAHALKKPQNLPTAVLKPNQSAKDGPTQEEPEKAKIKKPEKILQRQKSRNSRSVSLDEPELFIPDNAPVAKKGPAEGEPPPAPENETAWDSSKQCGLCMKPHSNRFMVGCGRCDDWFHGDCVGLDLAKVQQMEKDDQEYVCLKCCANEGGKAEAQTTAHSDSKSPARPKHGAEPSVTSGGIRPFRKDSGDRRPSVDSVTKSGINVKQEVKKAKVSPASLKKPSTGQIRRSVRDSLEEILVKRLKESDMKVSSEKPAELAKRTEKELFALFQGVDSKYKNKYRSLTFNLKDTKNNVLFKRVLKGEISPRDLVRMSAEELASKELAAWRQRENRHTIEMIEKEQREAERRPVTKITHKGEIEIENEEPAKAPEAIEAMSDPVPKTVEVSEEKPPDLKAESPKKVKDTTSLHKSHLFDLHCKICTGRMAPPVEEATTKVVKVATTVLRRQSMATEGDNQQTTPISSPAASAALVDDLSLRAMEEGLLNSSIFPAYESRSESASNKEDTVTFLANLESLWNGYVVMPAVARFLTKAYPVSGILDHLTEDLPDSIQVGGRISPQIVWDYVEKIRASGTKEICVVRFTPDTEEDEISYTLLYAYFSSRRRYGVVANNRKQVKDMYLIPLSTTEKIPHQIVPFDGPGLETNRPNLLLGLIIRQRPKRDFGVILSSDVSEAPSFLPENKPQVDPAQKTVVGRDEERNFISTLGRIHKKDAVAVIKSTTDETLLEMEDDENVSLRFLPGVLTQPTAGKNPLAGDDGKSTSSSAVSHSSTADGSTLGSVTARTPTAPRLDRFIIKKKESKPVKTEHEPTGSSKETGLQGKEKESGVVFSLKNKPGDVSTEMFLSSLSTTQPKTESINDETKGDANAHPSQETNVLPGASSALSEDSANSSTRADAKIETMASPTKTQKPLASGILKKTSLSEAGDSTQLASETDVPQLKVSQPATSQPLALCSPVPSSPVTPSAPAKPLSEFKAVEDIQTISTISYTGKNEGQKQSRPRLVSPTPFNTGGHGPPPSPIPPYHTGAPDHVYSPGPLPTYAPQSGPGPFRPLAPPPFSYHPGPPPPMIFPQPDPQNQLHAPPWTQPAPSQGCFPQPVPEVVAGPPLSYTTRRFPDSTLPTPPPSSKGEKGPELNYEELWDRQPKRSEEPFKKDERDHYGRHRHKSRHQEVEKHRARSRSWTKSRSRSKSRSKSHSRSRSRSRSRSRSRSRSRHSHKSRHSREERHSERRKERHHSSHHKDKRRSRDQEKHRRDSRDRHS; translated from the exons ATGCTCAGCGACAAGGATCCTATGTTCGGATCTGCTAGCGCCCAGTTTCATCTCTTGGAAAATGATGATGCAAATTATCAGATGCCCAACTCAACAG ttCCTGGCAATGACATGAACACTCCAGGCATTAGCCAGACTTCAGCTCCCGCGGACGCGAGTCAGTCCAGGTTTCCCCGGGGTAGGAGGAAAGGTGCCGCTCCACTGCAGAAGAAACCCACAG TGGGCAGAGGTAGGGGCAGGGGGAGAGGTGGACACACCAGGTGTCCAGGTCCGTTGAGAGGAGTATCTGCAGAGACACCTGGGAGAACCCTTGGCAGGAGAATTGTGGCAAAGCCTAGTCAAGAGCTACCGTCGAGCAGCAAGTCATTGGCTGACAGTTGTGCAGAGAAAAGGGAGGCCTTGCTCAGCCGTCGCTTTAACGTTCATGAGGTTGACCCTTCGATGAATCCTGTGGTTGTATTGAGACGACTGACCGTCACTGTCGGGGGTTACAAAATCGAACTGTTGCCCGGGCCTTCTCAAACCTCTGGATCATTTAATACAGGAACTCTCCAGGCTCTGAGTTTTCAGAACAATTCAGTGACCACTGACAGCATTAGGTTTGACCAGGCTTTCACTGAGGAGCAAGCACCGGGGGCTATGGGAGAGCTCAATGCCGGCCAGCACGGAGCCAACAACGTGCCTATGGAATTTGGACCGTATGTGAATCCGAACGACGTGCAAGATGCCAACGGTGCATTGTCCCTCAAGGCCAGCACGACAGAGGCAACTGCGGACACCAAAGTCAGTGACCAAAACGCCACCACTAAGGTAGGTCTCTACAAGTCGCAGAACAAAAATGGCCCGGTGGAAAAGCCCGTCACCAAAAAGCTACTGAAACCTAAGCAGCCACTGTCTATAACCAAAAATAAGCGTGCACACCTCACCAGACCGGGCGTTCTGTTGAAAGGGTCCAAACATCTCAAACTGCAAGACAAAAAGGTCTGTAAAGCTACAGCAGAAAATCTCCAACATGTCAAAGGCAAACTGGTTGGTGGGGGCCTGAAGCGACATGCTGCGTTGCTCACACCAAAACCAGCCTCAAAATCACCACAGGTGCAAGTTGGTCATCCTGAGAAATCAAATGCCAACTCTTCCATCGGGCACTCTGCCCCGACCAGCAGAAAGGCGTCTTCCGACTCCAGTCTTGGTGCTAAGGCGGGCTTGAATAAACCTGCTCATGCTCTGAAGAAGCCACAAAATCTGCCTACGGCAGTGCTCAAACCGAATCAATCCGCCAAGGATGGCCCAACACAGGAGGAGCCAGAGAAGGCCAAGATCAAGAAGCCAGAGAAGATCTTGCAGAGGCAGAAGAGCCGGAACTCCAGGAGCGTTTCTCTGGACGAGCCCGAGCTGTTCATCCCTGACAATGCCCCTGTGGCAAAGAAGGGACCTGCAGAGGGGGAGCCCCCACCAGCCCCCGAAAATGAGACCGCATGGGATTCCAGCAAACAATGTGGATTATGCATGAAGCCTCATAGTAATAG GTTCATGGTGGGCTGCGGACGCTGTGATGACTGGTTCCATGGTGACTGTGTGGGGCTGGACCTTGCTAAAGTGCAACAGATGGAGAAGGATGACCAAGAGTATGTATGTCTGAAGTGCTGCGCCAATGAAGGCGGGAAAGCGGAGGCGCAGACTACGGCCCACTCAGACAGCAAGTCCCCTGCCCGACCAAAACATGGGGCTGAACCGTCCGTCACGTCAGGTGGAATACGTCCCTTTCGGAAA GACTCGGGGGATAGAAGACCATCAGTGGATTCGGTGACGAAAAGTG gcataaatgtaaaacaagaGGTCAAAAAGGCAAAAGTGTCTCCTGCAAGCCTGAAGAAACCGTCCACTGGACAAATCAGAAGGAGCGTTCGGGATTCGCTAGAGGAGATTCTTGTGAAACG GCTGAAGGAATCAGACATGAAGGTTTCATCAGAGAAACCAGCTGAGCTGGCAAAGAGGACAGAAAAAGAGCTTTTTGCCCTCTTCCAAGGTGTCGATAGCAAGTACAAGAACAAATACCGAAGCTTAACATTCAATCTCAAAGATACAAAGAATAAT GTGTTATTCAAGCGTGTTCTCAAGGGTGAAATTTCACCTAGAGATTTAGTTCGTATGAGTGCAGAAGAACTAGCCTCCAAAGAACTGGCTGCTTGGAGGCAAAGGGAAAACAGACAT ACAATTGAAATGatagagaaagaacagagagaagctGAGAGACGGCCAGTTaccaaaatcacacacaaaggGGAAATTGAAATTGAGAATGAGGAACCTGCAAAAGCCCCTGAAGCCATAGAGGCCATG TCTGATCCGGTTCCTAAAACTGTTGAGGTATCAGAAGAAAAACCACCAGACTTGAAGGCAGAGAGCCCCAAGAAAGTTAAAGATACTACAAGTTTGCACAAGTCTCATCTCTTTGACCTCCACTGCAAGATATGCACAG gtCGAATGGCTCCACCAGTGGAGGAGGCCACTACTAAAGTTGTGAAAGTTGCAACGACAGTACTTAGGAGGCAGTCCATGGCCACAGAAGGAGACAACCAGCAGACCACACCTATATCTTCACCTGCAGCTTCAGCAGCATTGGTGGATGACTTGTCTCTGAGAGCCATGGAAGAAGGTCTTCTCAACTCCAGCATTTTTCCAGCTTATGAGTCAAG GTCAGAAAGTGCAAGTAATAAAGAAGATACTGTTACATTCCTAGCCAATTTAGAGAGCTTATGGAATGGATATGTAGTCATGCCAGCTGTAGCCCGGTTCCTTACAAAGGCTTACCCAGTCTCTGGAATACTGGATCATCTCACTGAG GATCTGCCAGATAGCATCCAGGTTGGTGGAAGAATCTCACCCCAAATTGTCTGGGACTACGTAGAGAAAATACGTGCCTCTGGTACAAAG GAAATATGTGTCGTCCGCTTCACCCCTGACACAGAAGAAGATGAAATATCATACACCTTGCTGTATGCCTATTTTAGTAGCCGCAGGCGATACGGGGTTGTTGCCAACAACCGCAAACAAGTTAAAGACATGTATCTCATCCCCCTCAGCACCACTGAAAAAATCCCACACCAGATTGTTCCATTTGATGGTCCAG GGTTGGAGACAAACCGTCCAAACCTTCTCCTGGGACTAATAATTCGCCAGAGACCCAAAAGGGACTTTGGGGTCATCCTATCAAGTGATGTTAGTGAAGCTCCAAGTTTCTTGCCAGAGAACAAACCTCAGGTAGACCCTGCCCAGAAAACTGTGGTGGGTCGAGATGAAGAAAGAAACTTTATCAGCACTCTTGGACGGATACACAAAAAGGACGCCGTGGCCGTAATCAAGTCGACCACTGATGAAACTCTGTTGGAGATGGAGGATGATGAAAATGTCTCCCTGCGTTTCCTCCCTGGCGTACTAACACAGCCCACAGCTGGGAAAAATCCACTTGCAGGTGATGATGGAAAGAGCACAAGCAGCAGTGCAGTCAGTCATTCGTCTACTGCAGACGGTTCCACCTTGGGAAGCGTCACCGCCAGAACGCCCACCGCCCCCAGACTGGATCGTTTCATCATCAAGAAGAAAGAGTCCAAACCTGTCAAAACGGAGCATGAGCCAACCGGCTCAAGTAAAGAAACGGGCTTGcaagggaaggagaaagagagtggagTTGTGTTCTCGCTGAAGAATAAGCCAGGAGACGTCTCAACCGAGATGTTCCTCTCCAGTCTTTCCACCACTCAGCCAAAGACCGAGTCCATCAATGACGAAACAAAAGGTGACGCCAATGCGCACCCCAGTCAAGAAACAAATGTACTTCCTGGAGCTAGTTCAGCTTTATCAGAAGACTCTGCTAATAGCAGCACTAGGGCTGATGCTAAGATTGAAACTATGGCAAGCCCTACCAAGACTCAAAAACCACTTGCATCTGGCATTTTGAAAAAGACCAGTTTATCAGAAGCTGGCGACAGCACGCAGCTGGCATCAGAGACAGATGTACCCCAGCTAAAAGTCAGCCAACCAGCAACTTCACAGCCATTAGCACTGTGTTCACCTGTACCGTCATCACCAGTGACGCCGTCAGCACCTGCAAAGCCACTATCAGAGTTTAAGGCTGTGGAAGATATTCAGACCATCAGCACAATCTCCTATACTGGAAAAAACGAAGGCCAAAAGCAGTCAAGGCCACGTCTTGTAAGCCCCACTCCATTCAATACTGGGGGCCATGGACCTCCACCATCCCCAATTCCTCCATATCATACTGGGGCACCTGACCATGTGTACTCACCTGGACCATTGCCCACCTACGCACCCCAGTCCGGCCCAGGACCTTTTAGACCCCTGGCTCCTCCACCGTTCAGTTACCATCCTGGTCCACCTCCTCCAATGATTTTCCCCCAGCCTGACCCTCAAAATCAATTGCATGCTCCACCTTGGACTCAGCCAGCCCCTTCCCAGGGTTGCTTTCCCCAACCTGTCCCAGAGGTGGTTGCTGGACCTCCGCTGTCCTACACGACACGGAGGTTCCCAGATTCCACTTTGCCGACCCCGCCGCCCTCGAGCAAGGGTGAGAAGGGCCCAGAGCTGAACTACGAGGAGCTGTGGGATAGACAGCCCAAACGGTCGGAGGAACCCTTCAAGAAGGATGAGCGGGACCACTACGGGAGACACCGGCACAAGAGTCGGCACCAAGAGGTGGAGAAGCACCGTGCCCGCAGCCGGAGCTGGACCAAAAGCAGGAGCCGAAGCAAGAGCCGGAGCAAGAGCCACAGCCGGAGCCGGAGCCGGAGccggagcaggagcaggagcaggagcaggagcaggcataGCCACAAGAGCAGACACTCGCGAGAGGAGAGGCACAGCGAGAGGAGAAAAGAACGGCATCACAGTAGTCATCACAAAGACAAACGCAGATCACGAGATCAggagaaacacaggagagactCAAGGGACAGACACTCGTGA